Proteins encoded in a region of the Panicum hallii strain FIL2 chromosome 3, PHallii_v3.1, whole genome shotgun sequence genome:
- the LOC112887849 gene encoding uncharacterized protein LOC112887849 isoform X2 translates to MMNESFLDRMVSQLRSTRKYYTGYPKDLGPSRIIPFTSERQFVQLLHEGRCTYTHHLDKVLEEAAATFYPHIKFVRVECPKYPGFCLTRQRNEYPFVEVFYNPEQAASQGKSVDPNITKYYVKVLPFNYDQSVYGFREYFKKHGFKYSETN, encoded by the exons ATGATGAACGAGTCTTTTCTTGATAGGATGGTTTCCCAGCTTCGGTCAACACGCAA GTATTACACTGGATATCCCAAGGACCTAGGGCCATCAAGAATTATACCATTCACATCTGAGCGTCAGTTTGTACAGCTATTGCATGAAGGAAG GTGCACTTATACACATCATCTTGATAAAGTACTGGAAGAGGCAGCTGCCACATTTTATCCACATATCAAGTTTGTCAGA GTCGAGTGCCCAAAGTATCCAGGGTTTTGCCTCACAAGGCAAAGGAATGAATATCCATTTGTTGAAGTATTTTACAATCCGGAACAG GCTGCAAGCCAAGGAAAGAGCGTGGATCCTAACATCACCAAGTATTATGTAAAAGTGCTACCT TTCAACTATGATCAGAGTGTGTATGGATTTCGGGAATATTTCAAGAAGCATGGTTTCAAGTATTCTGAAACAAACTAA
- the LOC112887849 gene encoding uncharacterized protein LOC112887849 isoform X1 — MMNESFLDRMVSQLRSTRKYYTGYPKDLGPSRIIPFTSERQFVQLLHEGRPVVVAFTIKCTYTHHLDKVLEEAAATFYPHIKFVRVECPKYPGFCLTRQRNEYPFVEVFYNPEQAASQGKSVDPNITKYYVKVLPFNYDQSVYGFREYFKKHGFKYSETN, encoded by the exons ATGATGAACGAGTCTTTTCTTGATAGGATGGTTTCCCAGCTTCGGTCAACACGCAA GTATTACACTGGATATCCCAAGGACCTAGGGCCATCAAGAATTATACCATTCACATCTGAGCGTCAGTTTGTACAGCTATTGCATGAAGGAAGGCCTGTAGTTGTTGCCTTTACTATTAA GTGCACTTATACACATCATCTTGATAAAGTACTGGAAGAGGCAGCTGCCACATTTTATCCACATATCAAGTTTGTCAGA GTCGAGTGCCCAAAGTATCCAGGGTTTTGCCTCACAAGGCAAAGGAATGAATATCCATTTGTTGAAGTATTTTACAATCCGGAACAG GCTGCAAGCCAAGGAAAGAGCGTGGATCCTAACATCACCAAGTATTATGTAAAAGTGCTACCT TTCAACTATGATCAGAGTGTGTATGGATTTCGGGAATATTTCAAGAAGCATGGTTTCAAGTATTCTGAAACAAACTAA